A genomic window from Cucumis melo cultivar AY chromosome 8, USDA_Cmelo_AY_1.0, whole genome shotgun sequence includes:
- the LOC107991763 gene encoding uncharacterized protein LOC107991763, with protein MWRLMQVVFFNIYDFALESTLCDTFITSPLTQLTKKETPVVSSQVCESSFKDLEQKLVTAPVFIIPNRSRSFVIYGVASKKRLGCVLMHEVNVVAYAFRQLKSREKNYHSHNLELAAVVFALRLKALFVW; from the coding sequence ATGTGGAGACTTATGCAAGTTGTATTCTTTAATATTTATGATTTTGCACTAGAATCTACACTTTGTGACACATTTATCACTAGTCCATTGACTCAATTGACCAAGAAAGAGACTCCCGTTGTTTCGAGCCAAGTATGTGAGAGTAGTTTCAAGGATCTTGAGCAGAAGCTTGTTACTGCACCAGTCTTTATAATACCAAATAGATCTAGAAGTTTTGTGATTTACGGTGTTGCCTCTAAGAAGAGACTGGGTTGTGTCTTGATGCACGAAGTTAATGTGGTTGCTTATGCCTTTCGTCAATTGAAGAGTCGGGAGAAGAACTACCATTCACAtaatttagagttggcagcagtggtttttgcactaAGATTAAAGGCACTATTTGTATGGTGA